From the Coffea eugenioides isolate CCC68of chromosome 1, Ceug_1.0, whole genome shotgun sequence genome, the window CAGCAAGCGCACTGAAATATCTACAATTCCTATATGGTTTCAAAATAGTCTCAATCACTGAAATATCACTTAAATTTCCCGTTTATCCCATAATTCATACCATTAACAGAAGCATAGTACAGCACTATAAAGAAAGGGCAGTGGAGTCAACCTGGAAAACGAGAAAATTCCGTGCTTTAACAAGAATACCAAAGTCCCTTAGCTTTTTATCATAATCATTCCAGTTGACAATTTCACCATTAACCCGGTATTCACTACCACCAGCACTAGTAATTGTACGCGTAAACTGAAATTCAGAACCGGTATCCAACCGATAAACCAACCGCACAAAAGCTTTACGACCTCTCTGATCTTTTTCGCCGTCATCAACAGCGTATATGAGGTCCTTCAACTGCGCGCCGCGGAGCTGACCAGTACGGACGCCCAGGACGAAGCTAATAGCATCCATGAGGTTGGACTTGCCGGCACCGTTGGGGCCAATTATGGCTGTGAAGTCGTAGAACGGTCCAATAATTTGGAAGCCTTTGTAGGACTTAAAGTTTTCGAGCTCCAGCCGGAGGATCTTGCCCGGAGGGATTTTCTCCGGTGGCATGGCGGGATGGGCTTGGAAATCAAAAATAGTCTGGAAGATGGGAGAATTTTTAATAAGTGAAGGTGTAACTTTTTTTCCCCGGATTTACGTGAACAGAATTGAAATCTGTAATGTGGAATGGCAATTTCAATTTCTAGGGTTTGGACTGTGTGAGCAGTGAGGAGAAGAGGAAGGAATTTTGGCGGGATATGAATCTTAGGGGAGCATTTTGGGGGTAAATATTTCGTCTATGAAGTAAATTGCTACTTCGTAGAAGAGTGTCACGCACGATTGAAAAGCGTAGGGAAAGGACGATTTTTCCTGACACATTAtacctgcatttttttttctttttctttttttccctctttcttttctgtGTACAAATGTACAACACACACTACACTAAATGAGGGAACGATCAATTGTTTCGATAAGTTTTTATTtagatgatttatttaaaataattactgtacttgatatatataaaataaaaaaataattaaaatttatgaaataaattattttatttcaaaacatttcaatccaaacataTCCAATTGAAGGTGAATATCCAGAgaatagttttaaaaaatattttttaaacatgaTTCCCAAAAGATCTAATTATGATACTTATCACAAGCATGTTATCTAAGAGTTTGTCTTCGATTGAAGattgttttatttattgttaacacttataatttatgattttatgtaaaataaaagTAATCGAAAAAAACGTATCTTGAGAATCtcagatttgattttttttaaagtaatttctTTCAAatagatccatttattaaagTATTAATcccatatttaattttttccaaGTATTAATCATTGTTTGGACCAACCTCCGAGGGAAGTAAATACATTTATTCAATGgccaaattttattttcaaattgctAGTATTTACTACTCGtaaataagtttttttttttttttttttttttttgggtttggcCTGATGGTTTTATGGCTTGAGAGCGCGCTTTTGATCAAGCTCCAGCGTAGCCGGAGGCTAAACTACCGGTTCCGTGCCGGGCTATGCGAATGAAGGCGCCTTGAAGAAACAAGCAGACCATAAACGACGAAGTCCAATAGGATCCATGACGAGaaaaaaacaatcaattacaagCAAAAGAAAGCCAATCCCATATAGTAGCATCTTTGCTATAGCATCAAATTCAAATCACGACTGCCTTTAACACGCTCCAACGAGTGAAATGAAGATCAGAGAAAGGAAGGAGGTCAAATAAAATTATCACATTAAGGCCAAAGTTTCACTAATCATAGCTTGATCAACCGCTCACCTGAACATACTGCCAAATGATTATTATAACATACTTTTGGGCTACTCTACTGAACGAAAAACAACAGCATCCACAAACAAAATACTTCAATGTGCGTCCAGTCTCTCTTTTGCTCCACCTTCGACACCACCGCTCTCGAGAAGAACGCTCCTCAGATTGTCACTCCCGGACTCGACTTTTGAAACTTCCGTTCTTTCAGTTTCACTTTGATTTTGAACCTGCACTAAGGAACTGCCTTCTTTAATACCAGACGCATCTGGCTCGCGTCCTCCAGCACCACCATGTTTTGGCTCAGTTCCACCAGGCACGAGGGGATCTTCCATTTGCTGATATCTAGAAATAATTTGTTGAAGCTCGTCGTGGATACTTAGAGCCTCAAATAGCAAACCCTCATCATCGACGGTGCTTTCTACGATTCCCTGAATGACGGGCAGAGATTGCTTGCAATTTTCCAACATGCTGTCTGTCAGTTCATTCTGCAAACCACATCATATCTTCatcaatttttattatattcctactgtgaaaataaaattttgtcaattttatgACAGCAACATGTTCTAAAACAATGCTAACATGTATGTGCTTGCTTTCATGCAAAAGAAGGTTTTCACAAGGATCAATTTATAACACAAGGCGCATGTCAGATGAAAATGCCAGATGCAAGTATGAAAGTGGCACGACCTTAGCTGGTTTTTGATCGTCCTCAGAGTTCAATATGCTGGAGAAAAGGTCGAGGGTATTACGAGTCACCGCCAGAgactctctcttttcttcaaCTGATTTGCCAGCATAACCATTATATGTAGCATTCTCTGAATGGTGCAAGCCCGCGTCCGGCATAGGGTAACTTTCAGGGGGTGACAGCGGGTCTTGATCCATATATGTCTCCAGTGGGTACTGCATGCGAGGCATGTTACCATCAGGCAATCCAGAAGGGAGAGTTCTTGTCTTCAAGCTCTGTAAATATTGGAGAATAGGATTAAGGATCCATTTATCCAAAAAGAATGCAGCTAATGAACTCCTTTAACAGTTAATACCCTTTTAATagcaaaaggaaggaaaaatcaagtcacacTGCCACCAATCACGCTAAATGACATGTCCAGTCTCATCATATACTGTATCTCTAAAAAAAGGTAATGATTGAAGTATTAAAACGCAAGTGCCTGTTCTAGTTTGGAATTTTTGTGTATGTACATTTCTGTGAATACTCTTTTATGCTTGATCAATGGAAAGTTAAAGTTtgcccccccaaaaaaaaaagttagcaTTTTTTGCTGCATAATTTCTCAAGTACATAGACAATTGTGGTTACTGAACAAGCaatttgaaaaattcaaaaaaatatccCTTCCAGACTTTGATAAGACAAACCCATTCTAAAATAATTCTAGGATCCTcccaagaaaaaataaaaaaaaaaacttgtaaaGTTTTAAGAgctaaaacaaatgaaaaagcAAAGGATAATAGATCAAGAATGCTTTCATCTTAGACATCCAAATGCTAATAAATGTAAACAAATGAGAACAAGTCCCAGAAACAAATCCAGCTTATGTCCCTATCGAAGATCCATGGCAGAACTCATCCACTAAAAGCCAAGTAGAACATAAAAGTTCCAAAGGGTTCACTTTCTTTGGTCACAAAGTACAAATGCAATTCCTATTTATCAAATCAGCTTTACCGAGACTACCTCCAGGAAAAGCCAGATATCAACTACATCTCAAGCTTTCCTTGCTAACAAGAATAAAACAGAATTCAACTTCATATACTTGCAAATGTGTATTTAAATACCATAGGGTATCTAAGCTAAAAGGTATGGAGGTTCTGAAAAGGAATTAAGGGCCTCGTTTACTTCTAAATCAAGTATAATCAGAATATGCTAGTCATTCTGACTcccattttctttccttttcactGTCTCTCAACAAAATCAAACAGTCAAGGCCTATATCTAACAAGGTCCACCACATTCAATTTCTTTCAGGCAAAAACACCAGAGACAGGCAACTGCAACCATCAGTGCTTCTCAAGCAGCATAGGCACAAAATGCCACACATCTACTTGTGCCAAAATTCATTCCGAGAAACATCTTGAATAGATAAGTCCTAATATCACCCTTTAAGCAAATAAAGAAAGGGAATAAAAATTAGATATACAAAAATCTCCCAAAGAATCAGCAGCCAATGTATAAAAAGCCAAATCTCTaccaaattaattaattaattaataacaaatgaaagGGTTAACTGAAGTGCAGAACTCTATGAGGAGAATAAATAGAGAAAACCAAGACATTGGTCCTTGCATTGCCTTACTCCATgctacctctttttttttttttggggggggggggttgttgGTGGTAAGGAGGGGGCGTTAGGTTCCATGCTACctcctttattattattttttcaaaatcacgGGTAGATGCATGGTCTAATAGTGCCTTGTGTTCTTGCAAATAGATCACAATGATACTCTTGCTTTTGAAGCCAAAAGACGATTATTGAAAGCATAAAATGCTTTAGATGCTGTAAAGtgtttaaatatgaaaattgaatgagaaattgtTAAACCTCAAAACTGAATAAGACTTTATACTTCAAAACAATTAAAGGATCATCCAATTTGTTGATGACAAATTTCAATCCATTCACCCGTGTCATACAAAAATGGAACTTCTCATGCTAAATCGATGAAAACCAGCAATGCTGTGACATCAAAAGGATTCTATTGCAATACCGAGCAATCATAATGCATGAGCTCCTAGAGCTCTAGTGGTCACAAGCAATTATGTTAGATTTTACTGGGTGCCAATGCCAATCTTTCCCATCAACAAACTTCCCAATTCACCTCCCATAAGAGACATTTCATTGAGAAACGTGAATAACCCTAATCCAACAGCCCCATAACCAAAAGTAAAAAAGTGGAGTTTGTTTTAAAGCCTCCAGCTGGGATAACTAACCATTACGACTCAATTGTCTAATGACAATATTTATCGTCATATTAGGCTTATTAGCTCGCTGAGCACATTTTATCACCGATGTTCTACAAAATAAGCAAAGCAAAGATCAATAAaaaccaaaataatcaatttcTTGGAGTCATCTCTGGGTTAAAGCAGTAATCTTTTACAGCATCAGGTAGGAACTTTCACATCCCCGAGGGTAGAAAACCCCCaaaagaagatgcaaaaaaACATAGTAGTAACATGCAAAATCATTTTCTCACTGACCAAGTAAGTTTGATGAAAGACGGGTAAGTACATGAGATCCTCAGACTCGCCCCAAGCTCTAATCAGCTGCATCGCCTTGACGCGGTTCTCGTGGTCCGTTTTGGGATCATCAATCAGTTTCATCATATCATCCAGCACCTTCTCGGAGGCAACCTCGGAGAACACCTTGTCGCAATTTGAAGTACAGGTCTCCAACAAATCGAGGCTCAAACGCTGGCTGACGGGACTCTTTCCCAACAACTTCTTCTTGATTGCCTTAACGACCTCCGTCCCGTTAAACTCCTCGCTGTTAATCAAGGCGCAAATGCGAAGATTGAGACCCCAGTTGGGTTCTTCCATTGTCTCCAAGGTAGCCTCGTCTACCATCTTAGATTCGGGAGTTGGGGCTTGGAGAATTTCCTTCATCTTTGAGCTTACGATTCGGCTCATTTGGGCTCCGCCAGTTTTTAATCTCTCGCCGAACGAGGATGAAGCCATTTTCAGTTTATCCAACTTGTCCATCTTTttccgtttctttttttttttacttggtTTTGAATCTCTTTATGATGCTGGGAAGAGCGGTGGTTGTCGGTGGCGAGGGAGGAGGTGGGGGAAATTTTGAACAGGGACTCAGCTCAGACCTCAGGGAGGGTGGGAATTGGGATATTTTTTGGCCTGATGGGAAGGATTTGATACTATAGTTACGCGTGTCTACATTTTGCAGGGGAATGGGACCCACCTCCATGGATTTTTAATATGGATCGGGGACTGGGTTGGGACGCAAgcgtgtttggattgtaaattattgaagataattttgtgaaaaagtaTTGTAGTATTTTTTTGATGTTatgcatgtgagataaaaaaatgattgaaaaatatgttgatgATGCAAATAAATCAgtaagtttgtttggataggagtttatttggatgatttatttgaaataattactgtagcactttttgtgatgtgatatatatgagataaaaa encodes:
- the LOC113765225 gene encoding TOM1-like protein 2, which encodes MDKLDKLKMASSSFGERLKTGGAQMSRIVSSKMKEILQAPTPESKMVDEATLETMEEPNWGLNLRICALINSEEFNGTEVVKAIKKKLLGKSPVSQRLSLDLLETCTSNCDKVFSEVASEKVLDDMMKLIDDPKTDHENRVKAMQLIRAWGESEDLMYLPVFHQTYLSLKTRTLPSGLPDGNMPRMQYPLETYMDQDPLSPPESYPMPDAGLHHSENATYNGYAGKSVEEKRESLAVTRNTLDLFSSILNSEDDQKPAKNELTDSMLENCKQSLPVIQGIVESTVDDEGLLFEALSIHDELQQIISRYQQMEDPLVPGGTEPKHGGAGGREPDASGIKEGSSLVQVQNQSETERTEVSKVESGSDNLRSVLLESGGVEGGAKERLDAH